One genomic region from Deltaproteobacteria bacterium encodes:
- a CDS encoding DUF401 family protein codes for MLIFSDLPALVKVSLAFGLILATHRLKIHLSLGLFLGGVVLGLLMDLWPSVILTTVLKSLANSMVFSLLMIVALILVLSRLMSDSGQLDRMVTSFTKVTHNARIVTAVMPAMIGLLPMPGGALFSAPMVQAVSQESELDANLKTAINYWFRHIWEYWWPLYPGVILAVGLLEVQTWRFIMFQSPLTLFAIGAGFIFLLRRIPKVNPSGRKRNDNSNAWRVFLKEVSPILLVVLAVPGVALIELSTGLHLPPLTSVFLGLVLGLAWVIGQNRIPAGQVLRAVMNRSIPPMLFLILGIMAFKGVLVESRAVDQIHAEMIQYGIPPLLVVLLMPFLSGFITGISIGFVGASFPLIVPLLAHYQGMDYMAHAFLAYAFGFMGMMLSPVHLCFLVTRDYFNANMLKCYNLLAGPAAVFLLCTLLFFGFFQMIN; via the coding sequence ATGCTGATTTTCAGTGACCTTCCCGCACTCGTCAAGGTCTCTCTGGCCTTCGGTCTGATCCTGGCCACTCATCGGCTCAAGATTCACCTGAGCCTGGGTCTCTTCCTGGGGGGCGTGGTCCTGGGACTGCTTATGGACCTTTGGCCATCAGTCATTCTGACGACCGTACTAAAAAGCCTGGCAAACTCCATGGTCTTCTCCCTGCTTATGATCGTGGCCCTCATCCTGGTGCTGAGCCGGCTCATGAGCGACTCCGGCCAGCTGGACCGTATGGTCACCAGCTTTACGAAAGTCACTCACAATGCTAGAATTGTGACGGCCGTCATGCCGGCCATGATTGGCCTCTTACCCATGCCCGGCGGTGCGCTGTTTTCCGCACCCATGGTCCAGGCCGTCAGCCAGGAGTCTGAACTGGACGCCAATCTGAAGACAGCTATCAACTACTGGTTCCGTCATATCTGGGAATACTGGTGGCCCCTTTATCCGGGCGTAATTCTGGCCGTCGGCCTGCTGGAGGTTCAGACCTGGCGGTTTATTATGTTTCAATCTCCCCTGACCTTGTTCGCCATCGGCGCCGGATTCATTTTCCTCCTGCGGCGCATACCCAAAGTCAACCCTTCCGGCCGGAAAAGGAACGATAATTCAAACGCCTGGCGGGTATTTCTGAAAGAAGTTTCCCCGATTCTTCTGGTGGTACTGGCTGTTCCAGGGGTGGCCCTCATAGAACTGAGCACCGGCCTGCACCTGCCTCCCCTGACCTCGGTTTTCCTCGGCCTGGTCCTCGGCCTGGCCTGGGTCATCGGTCAGAACCGCATCCCGGCCGGCCAGGTACTGAGGGCCGTTATGAACCGGTCCATCCCGCCCATGCTCTTTCTCATCCTGGGCATCATGGCCTTTAAAGGGGTGCTGGTCGAAAGCCGGGCCGTGGATCAGATTCACGCCGAGATGATTCAATACGGCATCCCGCCCCTGCTGGTCGTCCTGCTCATGCCCTTTTTGTCCGGGTTCATCACCGGCATCTCTATCGGGTTTGTCGGCGCCTCCTTTCCCCTGATCGTGCCTTTGCTGGCCCATTACCAGGGGATGGACTACATGGCCCATGCCTTTCTGGCCTATGCCTTCGGATTCATGGGTATGATGCTTTCGCCGGTCCACCTCTGCTTCCTGGTGACCCGGGACTACTTCAATGCGAACATGCTCAAATGCTATAATCTTCTGGCAGGCCCGGCCGCGGTATTCCTGTTATGCACCCTGCTCTTTTTCGGGTTTTTTCAAATGATAAATTAA
- a CDS encoding rod shape-determining protein: MLIDPLLGVFSNDLAVDLGTANTLVYVKGRGIVLCEPSVVAVRNDARGGKRVLAVGTEAKKMVGRTPGNIVAIRPIKDGVIADFEITEAMLRHFIRMVHNRRTLVRPRVIVCVPSGITQVEKRAVRESAESAGAREVYLIEEPMAAAIGAGLPVTEATSNMIVDIGGGTTEVAVISLAGIVFSKSVRVGGDKMDEAIIQHIKRQYNLLIGERSAERIKMTIGVAYPGKEVATYDVKGRDLVSGIPKTITIDSEEVRKSITEQIDTIVEVVRIALEQTPPELAADIVDKGIVLTGGVALLGNLDVLLREQTDLPITITEDPLSTVVLGSGKALDNLAILKEVMVK, translated from the coding sequence ATGTTAATTGATCCATTATTAGGAGTTTTTTCCAATGACCTAGCCGTTGATCTGGGCACAGCCAATACCCTGGTTTACGTCAAAGGTAGGGGTATTGTCCTGTGTGAGCCTTCAGTTGTAGCCGTACGGAATGACGCCCGGGGCGGGAAAAGGGTCTTGGCCGTGGGGACAGAGGCCAAGAAGATGGTTGGTCGAACACCGGGCAACATCGTCGCCATTCGTCCCATCAAGGACGGGGTTATCGCTGATTTCGAGATCACCGAGGCCATGCTCAGACACTTTATTCGTATGGTTCACAACCGGCGCACCCTGGTCCGGCCGCGGGTTATCGTCTGTGTCCCTTCCGGTATCACTCAGGTGGAAAAAAGGGCGGTGCGGGAATCGGCTGAATCGGCCGGAGCGAGAGAGGTTTATCTTATCGAGGAGCCCATGGCCGCGGCTATCGGCGCCGGCCTCCCGGTTACAGAGGCCACCTCGAATATGATCGTTGACATCGGCGGCGGCACGACCGAGGTTGCGGTTATTTCCTTGGCAGGCATCGTCTTCTCAAAGTCCGTCCGGGTCGGGGGCGATAAAATGGACGAGGCCATCATCCAGCATATAAAACGCCAATATAACCTTCTCATTGGCGAACGCTCGGCTGAAAGGATCAAGATGACCATTGGAGTGGCCTATCCAGGCAAGGAAGTCGCGACCTACGACGTTAAGGGCCGTGACCTGGTCAGCGGCATTCCCAAGACGATCACCATTGATTCAGAGGAGGTCCGCAAGTCTATCACCGAGCAAATTGATACCATCGTCGAGGTCGTACGTATTGCCTTGGAGCAGACCCCGCCCGAGCTGGCGGCTGATATTGTAGATAAGGGTATCGTTCTGACCGGAGGTGTAGCCTTGCTCGGGAATCTAGACGTGCTTCTGCGTGAACAGACCGACCTGCCGATTACAATCACCGAAGATCCCCTCTCGACCGTGGTCCTGGGCTCGGGCAAGGCCCTGGATAATCTGGCCATCCTCAAGGAGGTTATGGTCAAATAA
- the mreC gene encoding rod shape-determining protein MreC — MSRFWRPILLITLLVLFLSIFIRWAGGQKNVFQPRSLTLELVATFQSMVSVSASAVENFWRDYFYLINAQEENQKLHQTVDRLRAQINRLREAGLANRRLKHLLNFQTSHNLPVVGGQVVAWDPKAWFKTIVIDRGEADGLKISMPVVADAGIVGRIVGLSPHYAKVLLLIDYNSSIDTLVQRTRVRGVLTGKSARICELKYVLKHDDLKKGDVLITSGLGGVFPKGLKLGTVTRVRKMNHGLFLEVDVAPAVDFDKLEEVIVILKEDRLL, encoded by the coding sequence ATGTCACGGTTTTGGCGTCCGATTCTCCTGATAACCCTTCTCGTGCTTTTTTTGTCCATTTTCATTCGCTGGGCTGGAGGGCAGAAGAACGTTTTCCAGCCAAGAAGCCTGACCCTGGAGCTAGTCGCGACGTTCCAAAGCATGGTGAGCGTGTCTGCTTCGGCTGTTGAAAATTTCTGGCGAGACTATTTCTATCTCATCAACGCTCAGGAAGAGAATCAGAAACTGCATCAGACCGTGGATCGGCTTCGAGCTCAGATCAACCGCCTTAGAGAGGCCGGTCTGGCCAACCGGCGCCTGAAGCATCTGCTGAATTTCCAGACCTCTCACAACCTGCCGGTGGTCGGGGGGCAGGTCGTGGCGTGGGACCCCAAGGCCTGGTTCAAGACAATCGTCATTGACCGCGGGGAAGCGGATGGGCTGAAGATTAGCATGCCGGTGGTTGCTGATGCAGGGATCGTAGGCCGAATCGTGGGGCTGTCCCCGCATTACGCCAAGGTTCTGCTTTTGATAGACTACAACAGCTCTATAGACACCCTGGTTCAGCGCACGCGCGTGCGGGGCGTCCTTACCGGAAAGTCGGCCAGGATCTGCGAGCTCAAGTATGTGCTCAAGCATGATGATCTGAAAAAAGGCGACGTCCTGATTACTTCAGGTCTGGGGGGCGTTTTCCCCAAAGGTCTGAAGCTGGGGACGGTTACCCGGGTCAGAAAGATGAATCATGGTTTATTTCTGGAGGTTGATGTGGCCCCGGCCGTGGATTTTGACAAGCTGGAAGAGGTAATTGTCATCCTCAAGGAGGATCGCCTGCTTTAA
- the mreD gene encoding rod shape-determining protein MreD: METRVRAPSIPLKEALVYLLLGLAFLICETTVWTWLDPGHFRPNLLLILIVYLGIAVPLAAGLILSLCFGFLTDAASGGPAGLFTIIYLSIFALAVLIRQKLDPAAALYQMLIIFLFALLAEIMAWSILSLYGWPLDVILASSSTLFLAAQAISVLVTALVSPIFFRFFELIKFTYEQQAGEEV, translated from the coding sequence ATGGAAACACGGGTTCGTGCTCCATCCATCCCTTTGAAAGAGGCCCTGGTTTATCTCTTATTGGGCCTTGCTTTCCTGATTTGCGAAACCACGGTCTGGACCTGGTTGGACCCTGGTCACTTTAGACCCAACCTGCTTCTGATTCTCATCGTTTATTTAGGCATAGCCGTCCCTCTGGCCGCCGGTTTGATCCTGAGCCTGTGTTTTGGGTTTTTAACGGATGCCGCTTCGGGCGGGCCTGCCGGCTTATTTACCATCATCTACCTTTCAATCTTCGCCCTGGCCGTTCTGATTCGCCAGAAGCTGGATCCGGCCGCGGCCCTGTATCAGATGCTGATCATCTTCCTTTTTGCTCTTCTGGCTGAGATTATGGCCTGGAGCATTCTCTCCCTTTACGGCTGGCCGCTCGATGTCATCCTTGCCTCTTCAAGTACCCTGTTTCTGGCGGCTCAAGCGATATCGGTCCTGGTCACGGCCTTGGTCAGCCCGATCTTCTTTAGGTTTTTTGAACTGATCAAATTTACATACGAACAGCAAGCAGGGGAAGAGGTGTGA
- the mrdA gene encoding penicillin-binding protein 2 has product MSTSRSPFSEEPEDFKSRPVQLTFVLFLLFLFLLIRLWYLQVIKGPEFRMLSESNRTRVQDILPTRGLILDRHGQILVDNHPAFDLAVVREDVPDFDSLSTRLIRLLKLPPEELQESFDAARSQPAFKPAQIRSDLSRFELVALETHRYELPGIVIQVKPRRKYLHEGLAAHVIGYLGEVNPDQLKLKKYRIYRMGDLIGQYGLEKEHEKFLNGKRGWRLVEVAASGRVLKVIKQVRPVPGHNLYLTLDSRLQHAAEQALQGKAGAIVALDPRTGEIMAMASCPTFSQEDFVRGITPQKWQELVNNPLHPLENRAISGQYMPGSTFKIVAAAAALEEGIITPETTVTCTGGYPFGNRVFRCWRKGGHGRVALHRALVESCDVYFYNIGRHIAIDRLAYYSRALGLGQRTDVGLRNEKPGLVPTRAWKKKRFQTPWYQGENLSVIIGQGYNLVTPLQMARLVAAMVNGGILYRPYLVKRITDAENRVIKIFAPEVVRRLDFKPETLALIKKALCGVVNEPRGTGRRARLKNITVGGKTGTSQVVAMGNSRVKEKDLPYEHRDHAWFVAFAPVKEPRIVLVVIAEHSGHGGSAAAPLANKVLEVFFSKKAKEQIIADSKPPGR; this is encoded by the coding sequence GTGAGCACTTCAAGGAGTCCGTTTTCCGAGGAACCGGAAGACTTCAAATCCCGCCCCGTCCAGTTGACCTTTGTCCTCTTTCTTCTTTTTTTATTCCTTTTGATCCGGTTATGGTACCTGCAGGTCATTAAAGGCCCTGAGTTTCGGATGCTGTCCGAAAGTAACCGCACACGGGTTCAGGATATCCTCCCGACCCGCGGTTTGATTCTGGACCGTCACGGTCAGATTCTGGTGGACAACCATCCGGCCTTTGACCTGGCGGTCGTTCGGGAGGATGTGCCTGATTTTGATTCCTTGAGCACCCGGCTGATCCGTCTTTTAAAACTGCCTCCGGAGGAGCTCCAGGAGAGCTTTGACGCCGCCCGGTCTCAGCCGGCGTTCAAACCGGCTCAAATTCGATCAGACCTGAGCAGGTTTGAACTGGTGGCCCTGGAAACCCACCGCTATGAGCTGCCCGGGATCGTCATCCAGGTCAAACCCCGGCGTAAATACCTGCACGAGGGGCTGGCGGCTCATGTGATCGGCTACCTGGGTGAGGTGAATCCGGACCAGTTAAAGCTGAAAAAATATCGAATTTACCGCATGGGAGACCTCATCGGACAGTACGGCCTTGAGAAGGAACATGAAAAATTTCTCAATGGCAAACGAGGCTGGCGCCTGGTCGAAGTGGCTGCCTCCGGCCGGGTGCTCAAGGTCATCAAACAGGTCCGGCCCGTTCCAGGCCATAATCTCTATCTGACCCTGGACTCCCGGTTGCAGCACGCGGCCGAGCAGGCCCTGCAAGGCAAAGCCGGAGCGATCGTCGCCCTGGACCCCCGTACGGGCGAAATCATGGCCATGGCCTCCTGCCCAACCTTTTCTCAGGAGGATTTCGTCCGGGGAATCACTCCCCAAAAATGGCAAGAACTGGTGAACAATCCCTTGCATCCGCTCGAGAATCGAGCCATCAGCGGGCAGTACATGCCAGGCTCAACCTTTAAAATCGTGGCGGCCGCGGCAGCCCTGGAAGAAGGGATTATAACCCCCGAAACAACGGTGACCTGCACCGGCGGCTACCCCTTTGGCAACCGGGTCTTCCGCTGCTGGCGCAAGGGAGGTCACGGCCGGGTGGCACTGCACCGAGCCCTGGTTGAATCCTGTGACGTCTATTTTTACAATATCGGCCGCCACATAGCCATTGACCGGCTGGCTTATTATTCCAGGGCCCTGGGTCTGGGGCAGAGAACCGATGTTGGCCTGCGCAATGAAAAGCCCGGCCTGGTCCCAACCAGGGCCTGGAAGAAGAAACGCTTTCAGACCCCCTGGTATCAGGGAGAAAATCTTTCGGTAATCATTGGGCAGGGCTATAATCTCGTTACACCCCTGCAAATGGCACGGCTGGTGGCTGCCATGGTCAACGGCGGCATCCTTTACCGGCCATATTTGGTCAAACGAATCACAGATGCCGAGAACAGGGTCATTAAAATCTTTGCCCCAGAGGTTGTTCGGCGCCTGGATTTCAAGCCTGAAACCCTGGCCCTGATCAAGAAGGCCCTTTGCGGAGTGGTAAACGAGCCTCGAGGCACTGGAAGACGGGCACGGTTAAAAAATATAACCGTTGGAGGCAAGACCGGCACCTCCCAGGTGGTGGCCATGGGCAACTCCAGGGTCAAGGAGAAGGACCTGCCTTATGAACATCGCGATCACGCCTGGTTTGTCGCTTTCGCCCCGGTCAAAGAGCCGAGGATTGTCCTAGTCGTAATCGCCGAACACAGCGGTCACGGCGGTTCAGCCGCCGCCCCGCTGGCTAATAAGGTCCTGGAAGTCTTTTTCTCCAAGAAGGCGAAGGAGCAGATAATCGCCGACAGCAAGCCGCCTGGGCGGTGA
- the rodA gene encoding rod shape-determining protein RodA, translating to MFDRRLIQNFDWILLCLVLILAGLGILNLYSASSGFKIGGVPIYLKQIYWLSLGIPALLVMLIFDYHQLERAAYLLFALGLVLLILVLFSGRAVSGAQRWLDLGVFSFQPSELVKLFVLAALARYFSRRDYPEGLRLRDLAVPMLLAGLPFLLILKQPDLGTALHLAIVCLSVILFLRVRWDALLILSSGVAAALPFIWSLLKAYQKQRIMTFLNPAKDPQGAGYHIIQSKIAVGSGQTWGKGFMKGTQSHLRFLPEQHTDFAFSVFAEEWGFVGAFVLLGLFFLFMIWGLRIVSRSQDRFGALLGVSLVLLIFWQVFFNLCMVIGLMPVVGIPLPFISYGGSSLVTIFIAIGLLLNISMRRFMFQK from the coding sequence ATGTTTGACCGGCGTCTCATTCAGAACTTTGACTGGATACTTCTCTGCCTGGTCTTGATCCTGGCCGGATTGGGCATCCTGAATCTTTACAGCGCTTCTTCCGGGTTCAAGATCGGCGGCGTGCCGATTTACCTCAAGCAGATTTACTGGCTGTCCCTGGGGATCCCGGCTCTCCTGGTCATGCTCATCTTCGATTACCATCAATTGGAGCGAGCGGCCTACCTGCTTTTCGCCCTCGGCCTTGTCTTGCTGATCCTGGTTTTATTTTCCGGTCGGGCCGTTTCGGGTGCCCAGCGCTGGCTGGACCTGGGGGTTTTTTCCTTCCAACCATCGGAACTGGTAAAGCTTTTCGTGCTGGCAGCCCTGGCGCGCTACTTTTCCCGGCGAGATTATCCGGAAGGCCTGAGACTGAGGGACCTGGCCGTGCCCATGCTCCTGGCCGGACTGCCTTTTTTGCTTATCTTGAAACAGCCGGATCTGGGAACCGCCCTGCATCTGGCTATTGTCTGCTTATCGGTGATTCTTTTCTTGAGGGTGCGCTGGGATGCCCTGCTGATATTATCCTCCGGCGTGGCCGCGGCCCTGCCGTTTATCTGGTCGCTTCTTAAGGCCTATCAAAAACAGAGAATCATGACTTTCCTCAACCCGGCCAAAGACCCTCAGGGAGCCGGGTATCATATTATTCAATCCAAGATTGCGGTTGGTTCTGGTCAGACCTGGGGTAAGGGTTTCATGAAAGGCACGCAAAGCCATCTGCGCTTTCTGCCCGAGCAGCACACGGACTTTGCCTTTTCGGTTTTTGCTGAAGAATGGGGATTTGTGGGCGCTTTTGTCCTTCTGGGCCTGTTTTTCCTTTTTATGATATGGGGGCTTCGGATTGTGAGCCGGTCTCAGGACCGATTCGGGGCCCTGCTCGGCGTGAGCCTGGTGCTCCTTATCTTCTGGCAGGTTTTTTTCAACCTCTGCATGGTCATTGGGTTAATGCCGGTCGTAGGCATCCCCCTGCCATTCATCAGCTACGGGGGTTCCTCCCTGGTAACCATCTTCATCGCCATCGGTCTGCTTCTAAACATCAGTATGCGCCGGTTCATGTTCCAGAAATGA
- a CDS encoding polymer-forming cytoskeletal protein, translating into MTSGKDISAFIGLGTEFQGQLTFEGVIRLDGRFSGEIHSSGTLIIGETAHVNAEINVETVIVSGEVHGNIKARNRVEFHAPAKFYGNIVSSVLTIDEGVVFEGNCEMAEVIEGEGVDKTITLISKEGESQADHELI; encoded by the coding sequence CTGACATCTGGCAAGGATATCAGCGCTTTTATAGGTTTGGGCACTGAGTTTCAAGGCCAGCTTACCTTTGAGGGCGTGATTCGTCTTGATGGACGGTTTTCCGGTGAAATACATTCCAGTGGCACCCTGATTATAGGCGAGACAGCCCATGTGAATGCGGAAATCAATGTGGAGACCGTTATCGTCAGCGGTGAAGTCCATGGCAATATCAAGGCGAGAAATCGGGTTGAGTTCCATGCCCCGGCCAAGTTCTATGGCAATATTGTCTCCTCGGTCCTGACCATTGATGAAGGCGTGGTCTTTGAAGGGAATTGTGAGATGGCCGAGGTGATCGAAGGTGAGGGTGTGGACAAGACCATTACCCTGATCAGTAAAGAAGGAGAGAGCCAAGCTGATCATGAATTGATTTGA